From the genome of Lotus japonicus ecotype B-129 chromosome 6, LjGifu_v1.2, one region includes:
- the LOC130721996 gene encoding 60S ribosomal protein L38-like — protein MPKQIHEIKDFLLTARRKDARSVKIKRSRDVVKFKVRCSKYLYTLCVFDPEKADKLKQSLPPGLSVQDL, from the exons ATG CCTAAGCAAATTCACGAGATCAAGGATTTCCTCCTCACTGCCCGGAGGAAGGATGCGAGGTCGGTGAAAATCAAGAGGAGCAGAGATGTGGTCAAGTTCAAGGTCAGATGCTCAAAGTATCTCTACACACTCTGTGTGTTTGACCCTGAGAAAGCTGATAAGTTGAAGCAATCACTTCCTCCAG GTTTGAGTGTTCAAGACCTGTAG
- the LOC130721995 gene encoding uncharacterized protein LOC130721995 translates to MECSVPFNNKNLDVSFFVFKPTVVIVDDLVHGLKQFSLTTQSLGCVQSSIFRSIHGNMIIWYGAWQKQSSKEKELLTSTLISMLTNLSSMSVLVEHSFLEAYAGDSRDGTPAAKFSTGDIISMNTAVSTSSDLNDFCYAVLAIFRSRFAKIEGITSGICLKAQSMPRVVCIHVWKSLHFCYSWILRSDQRKWMMPYLERFSVEMKYDIFRVVYVSSDDEVDLNYISPHQMLGNGEESRQGQVMQN, encoded by the exons ATGGAATGTTCTGTTCCTTTTAACAACAAGAATTTGGATGTAAGCTTCTTTGTTTTCAAGCCAACTGTTGTAATCGTAGATGATCTTGTTCATGGTCTCAAACAGTTCTCCTTAACCACTCAGAGCCTTGGTTGTGTTCAAAGCTCTATATTTAGGAGCATCCATGGAAATATG ATCATATGGTATGGAGCTTGGCAGAAGCAGTCAAGTAAGGAAAAGGAGCTTCTTACCTCAACTCTT ATATCAATGCTGACCAACTTATCAAGCATGTCAGTGTTAGTTGAACATAGTTTTCTTGAAGCATACGCTGGAGATTCAAGAGATGGCACCCCTGCTGCAAAATTCTCTACTGGGGATATAATATCCATGAACACAGCAGTTTCTACTAGTAGTGACCTTAATGATTTCTGCTACGCCGTCCTAGCAATTTTCAGGTCTCGTTTTGCCAAGATAGAAGGCATAACTTCAGGCATATGCTTGAAAGCACAAAGCATGCCCAGAGTGGTATGCATCCATGTATGGAAGTCTCTCCATTTTTGTTACTCGTGGATCCTCCGCTCGGACCAGAGAAAATGGATGATGCCCTATCTTGAACGCTTCTCTGTGGAAATGAAGTATGATATTTTCCGAGTAGTCTATGTTAGTAGTGATGATGAAGTTGACCTTAACTACATTTCTCCTCATCAGATGTTAGGAAATGGGGAAGAGAGCAGACAAGGGCAGGTTATGCAGAACTGA
- the LOC130721994 gene encoding putative hydrolase C777.06c: MATSNGSGDGNHRATPPSESALIFLGTGCSSMVPNVMCLIQPSNPPCSVCVQSLTLPPDRNPNYRCNTSLLIDYRESNGDHNYILIDVGKTFREGVLRWFTLHQIPRIDSIILTHEHADAVLGLDDIRAVQPFSPTNDIEPTPIYLSQHSMDSIAEKFPYLVQKKLKEGQEVRRVAQMSWNIIADDCNQPFSASGLKFTPLPVMHGEDYICLGFLFGEKSRVAYISDVSRIPASTEYVISKSGAGQLDLLILDSLYRTGSHNVHLCFPQTLETVKRLCPKQTLLIGMTHEFDHHKDNEFLKEWSRREGIQVQLAHDGLRVPIDL, translated from the exons ATGGCCACTTCCAACGGTTCCGGCGACGGAAACCACCGCGCAACCCCACCGTCCGAATCGGCGTTGATCTTTCTCGGAACAGGCTGTTCCAGCATGGTTCCCAACGTAATGTGCCTCATCCAGCCCTCCAATCCTCCCTGCTCCGTCTGCGTTCAGTCACTGACTCTCCCTCCCGATCGGAACCCTAATTACAG GTGTAATACATCTCTTCTAATTGATTATCGTGAAAGCAATGGTGATCACAACTACATATTGATTGATGTTGGGAAGACATTCAGAGAGGGTGTGCTTAGATGGTTTACTTTACATCAGATTCCAAGAATTGATTCT ATTATTTTAACTCACGAGCATGCGGATGCAGTCCTTGGATTGGATGATATACGTGCTGTGCAGCCTTTTAGTCCAACAAATGATATTGAACCTACTCCCATATACCTGAGTCAGCATTCAATGGATAG CATAGCAGAGAAGTTTCCTTATTTGGTTCAGAAAAAACTCAAGGAAGGGCAAGAAGTACGAAGGGTGGCTCAGATGTCCTGGAACATTATTGCTGATGACTGCAATCAACCATTTTCTGCATCAGGATTAAAGTTCACTCCTTTACCA GTTATGCATGGAGAGGATTACATCTGTTTGGGCTTTCTTTTTGGTGAGAAAAGTAGGGTGGCTTATATATCTGATGTTTCACGGATTCCTGCTAGTACAGAGTATG TCATTTCCAAAAGTGGAGCTGGACAGTTGGATCTTCTAATATTGGACTCATTGTATAGG ACTGGATCACATAATGTTCACCTATGTTTTCCACag ACTCTTGAAACTGTGAAGAGGTTGTGTCCAAAGCAAACCCTATTAATTGGAATGACTCATGAGTTTGATCATCACAAGGACAACGAATTTTTGAAAGAGTGGTCCAGAAG GGAAGGAATTCAAGTGCAGCTTGCTCATGACGGTTTGAGAGTTCCCATAGACTTATAG